Below is a window of Defluviimonas sp. SAOS-178_SWC DNA.
TGGGTGAGTACCTTCCACATTTGCTTGATGAAGGTTTGCTGTACTTGCGCATGCAGATGAACTTCGGGCTCTTCGACAAAGATCATCTGGCACAGCGGCCGATTTTCGTCGGTTGCAAGCCACTGCTTGTAGAAGTTGTCGATTTGAATGGCCATGAAGACCAGGTTCTTGAAACCAAGGCCATTATACGCCTCAGGCAACTCATGGCTGGATGTGGCGTCTACATAGAAGAGCTCAGAGCTACCTCGTAACGCGATCTCGGAGCTGAGCGTCGAAACAATTTTCATCGCCCGATCATTGTGCGAGGGCAGTCCCAAGTCTGCGATGATGTCCATCAAAGGCTGAAAGTGTTGACGATAGTGTTTCGTGAGGTTCTGGTTGTTCTGTTCAATCACCGCGACTGCTTCTTCGGCGGCTTCGGCTTGTTCCAGGTTCCTCTGGTAGTACGCTGCAAATGCCTCCGAGAGCTTGTTGCTACGGGTGGCATTCTCGTCGTCGATGTTCCGCTGCGCATCGACGAAATCGACACGAAGCATTGATCGAAGCGTCTTTTTCCCCTCAATAGGGTCAAGGGGCGTCGGGACAACGTCCGCACCGCTATTCTCAAGGGAGTAGTATCGGGTCTTGAAGTGCGCCTTAAGATTTCCTTCTAGGGCGAGGAAATCCACCAGTGCCTTCTTCCGTTGCCCATCTTCTTTGACGGGGAATGCTTGATCATACTTGGTCCAGAGCTCCACGGCATCCTCGACTTCCAAGGAGCATCGAATACCAATTTCGGTAAAGTCGCCCGAGAGGTCAGTTGCGAGCGCAAAAACTGTTCCAAACTCGATGGCGTCAGGGTCAATGTGAAACCAAAGATCAAGCTGGATACATGGGTGGGTGCTCGGAGCAGCAGGGTCGTATGTATTGATCGCCGTCAGGGAGCAGAGCGAGAAATCGTGAATCTTGAAGTCCCGGTTGCTAAGAAAGCTCCTGATCGCAGCGGTTGCGGATGTCTTGCCGCTATTGTTCGGGCCTACAAAGACGGTTTCATTTTCTTCGAAGTCAATCGAGACGTCTTTCAGACGCCGGAAATTTCGTATGGCAATTTTCTTAAGGTACATGCAGTGCCGCCTCCAAATTTCGTCGCGACGATAACAACTTCAGGAGCAACTTGAAACGAGTTTTCATCATATGATTGCGTCTTAGAGGGTCACATGCCCACGCTTGTATGCGACCGTCCAGTCAGAGAGATTTGGACGGAAGTCATGAGCCTCTGAGGTGGTCAGGTCGCACGAAGGTGGCCTTGATATCCGTAATGTTCAGTAAGGCCTCACAACTTTCGTTAGGTTAGGTTCAGCGGTGCAACTCGGCAATCGACGCATGCTACGCACTTCGGTCATTCATATACTACGCAGCGAATGACCGCTTTCCGCCGTCCCAGTGGATGGCAGAGGAGGAGCGAGGCTTAATGCCCCGCCCCCCCCGGCGCCTTCATCGTTCGCTGGTTCCGTCAAGCCCCTCTTCGAGCATTTCCAAACGGTCCGTTAAAGCTTCGATTTTTCCTAAGACCATTTTGGTGTACTCGTCGAGTGCCTCCCTGAAGTCCGCCTCTGTAAGCAGCGACAGTTCGATTTCGGACATCTTGCGTTCATGCCATTCCCAACGATCTTCCAGCTTCCCGAGCCAACGCTCGCTTGCCTTGCCAAGAATGATGAGGACTGCGAACAGCACAAGAACGAAAAACAAGTTGTGTGCCCAGACCGAGCTTGCGAATGCTTGAAACATCTTCCTATACCTCCGACCGCAGGGTCCGGTAGACGGATCGTTCGGAGATTCCGAGACGCTCAGCCACCACTCGCTTTGCCAAGTGTTCGCCCACAAGCCTTTCGATTTCCTGACGCAT
It encodes the following:
- a CDS encoding ATP-dependent nuclease, which gives rise to MYLKKIAIRNFRRLKDVSIDFEENETVFVGPNNSGKTSATAAIRSFLSNRDFKIHDFSLCSLTAINTYDPAAPSTHPCIQLDLWFHIDPDAIEFGTVFALATDLSGDFTEIGIRCSLEVEDAVELWTKYDQAFPVKEDGQRKKALVDFLALEGNLKAHFKTRYYSLENSGADVVPTPLDPIEGKKTLRSMLRVDFVDAQRNIDDENATRSNKLSEAFAAYYQRNLEQAEAAEEAVAVIEQNNQNLTKHYRQHFQPLMDIIADLGLPSHNDRAMKIVSTLSSEIALRGSSELFYVDATSSHELPEAYNGLGFKNLVFMAIQIDNFYKQWLATDENRPLCQMIFVEEPEVHLHAQVQQTFIKQMWKVLTQGAGADEPRPQLTVTTHSSHVLDAVDFSKIRYFRRVDLDDEGTGNTYPGSIVTSLKEFQPDAINVGDLEVSVDEALAFLKKYLRLTHCDLFFADAAILVEGAVEKLLLPKMIDLAAGGLNAKYLTILEVGGAYSMRFSKLMEFLGIPYLVITDIDSVDPANNRKGCKATDVGAVTSNASIKYFFTGSDLVSDLTAKADADHIQADNMRFVSYQKKVEIEYGGAAHSFHGRTFEEAFVYENHELFSSGALSIGKEIPEGAAEFHDVVWTRIKSDTFKKTEFAMDVLARDPDVEGAAPWKVPQYIAVGLRWLEGRVGDQPVEVEQNA